Proteins encoded by one window of Teretinema zuelzerae:
- a CDS encoding efflux RND transporter periplasmic adaptor subunit: MKKTTLYAIGAGAILLAAVVYFVISKPDAVSGATAWAAPPASETVSVEALTATEDVLVDSVSASGVVSGINEAVVVSETQGIIRSLDFTLGDSVQKGQALLKVDDSIASLNLQRAKDQLETAEIELRGTERLAESGGASTAQLTRARSSMSAARAQYETALKAWNDTTLRAPISGVVSSREDAATVGNIISAFARVARIVDNSAFRVQVSLGEREIGLVQVGAEAAVYVPSALGEEEISARVTAVGEGADPSTGSFPVVVSFDNKWGSRVKSGMSAAVEIAIAEGKQTVVVPLSSVLRRNDRHAVFVDEGGKARVREVVLGRTSGVRAEVLSGLEPGETLIISALTRLRDGVSVSSTNRGDSGTRE, encoded by the coding sequence ATGAAGAAAACTACTTTGTACGCGATCGGCGCAGGGGCGATCCTGCTTGCCGCGGTTGTTTATTTCGTTATTTCAAAGCCCGACGCGGTGTCCGGGGCGACGGCATGGGCCGCTCCTCCCGCCTCTGAAACGGTTTCGGTGGAAGCGCTCACGGCGACTGAGGACGTGCTCGTCGATTCAGTCTCCGCCTCCGGGGTGGTGTCCGGCATAAACGAAGCCGTCGTGGTTTCGGAGACTCAGGGCATCATCAGGTCCCTGGATTTCACCCTCGGCGATTCCGTGCAAAAGGGGCAAGCCCTTTTAAAAGTGGACGACAGCATCGCCTCTCTTAATCTTCAGCGGGCGAAGGATCAGCTCGAGACCGCGGAAATCGAGCTGAGGGGCACCGAGCGCCTCGCCGAAAGCGGCGGAGCCTCGACGGCCCAGCTCACCCGGGCGCGCAGTTCCATGAGCGCGGCCCGAGCTCAGTATGAAACGGCGCTCAAGGCCTGGAACGACACCACTCTGCGGGCTCCTATTTCCGGAGTAGTTTCCTCCCGGGAAGACGCCGCGACTGTTGGAAACATCATATCCGCCTTCGCGCGGGTGGCCCGCATCGTGGACAATTCGGCGTTCAGGGTGCAGGTGTCGCTCGGCGAGCGCGAAATAGGCCTGGTGCAGGTCGGCGCGGAAGCCGCAGTCTATGTGCCTTCCGCCCTGGGCGAGGAAGAGATTTCCGCCCGCGTGACGGCGGTAGGCGAGGGCGCCGACCCCAGCACCGGCAGCTTTCCGGTGGTCGTCAGCTTCGATAACAAGTGGGGCAGCCGGGTGAAGTCCGGCATGTCGGCCGCGGTCGAAATAGCCATCGCCGAGGGAAAGCAAACCGTTGTGGTTCCGCTTTCCTCCGTGCTTCGCAGGAACGACCGGCATGCGGTGTTCGTGGACGAGGGCGGAAAGGCCCGCGTGCGGGAAGTGGTTCTCGGCAGAACCTCCGGCGTGCGCGCCGAAGTGCTTTCCGGCCTCGAGCCGGGAGAGACCCTCATCATCAGCGCTTTGACGCGGCTTCGGGACGGCGTTTCTGTTTCTTCGACGAACCGCGGCGATAGCGGAACGCGGGAATAA
- a CDS encoding heavy metal translocating P-type ATPase: MKTLQFDITGMSCSACSAHVEKDVGALAGVQKAEVQLLTNGLTVTFDEKTLAPEQIIAAVKEGGYGASLKTDGAQDQRTASAPGSGQEPGRKRSAGETSMTGRLAVSFVFSIPLVYIAMGHMLAWPLPAFLHGKNNAFIFAFTQFLLVLPVLAANRVYFAKGFSALWRRAPNMDSLIAIGSAAATFWGVWIIYAMAVALSRGQPEQADELAMHLYFESAAMILSLITLGKFLEERAKKRTTDAISRLVNLRPDTATVRRNGRDESIPVSGIAIGDLVVIRPGQYIPVDGIIVEGGTTVDASALTGESLPAQKAVGDRVWSASVNLTGYCVFKAERVGDDTTLARIIRLVEEAASSKAPISKLADRISLWFVPAVIGIAVVSFIVWLILGYPVSFALPVAIAVLVISCPCALGLATPTAIMVGTGVGARNGILVKSAEALEIAHRVDTVVLDKTGTITAGKPRVTDIISVSDLDHNELLSLAAAIENPSEHPLAWAILKEAEQSGIKPAKTDFFQAHPGKGVEAIVNGKRYFAGGPQLLAENGIPVDPLLPEVARLSSDGKTPFCFGGEGRPLGVVAVADVIKQGSREAVAALEAAGIEVIMLTGDNRRTAEGIRKQVGIKRVYSELLPDGKAAVIRELKQEGRIVAMVGDGINDAPSLVAADVGIAIGAGTDIAIDSADIVLVNSDLRDAVTALKLGKSVIRNIRENLFWALIYNTLGIPVAAGVFYGFFGWTLNPMIAAAAMSFSSVSVVLNALRLNFFRKETAK; the protein is encoded by the coding sequence ATGAAGACCCTTCAGTTCGATATAACCGGAATGTCGTGTTCCGCATGTTCAGCCCATGTCGAAAAGGATGTCGGCGCTCTCGCCGGCGTGCAAAAGGCGGAAGTACAACTCCTGACCAACGGACTCACGGTGACCTTCGACGAAAAAACCCTCGCGCCAGAACAGATCATCGCTGCGGTAAAAGAAGGAGGATACGGAGCTTCGCTCAAGACCGACGGGGCGCAGGACCAACGGACAGCGTCCGCACCGGGAAGCGGGCAGGAGCCCGGCAGGAAACGATCCGCCGGCGAAACCTCGATGACGGGCCGTCTGGCCGTTTCATTCGTTTTTTCAATACCCCTCGTCTACATCGCGATGGGGCATATGCTCGCCTGGCCGCTGCCTGCCTTCCTCCACGGAAAAAACAACGCCTTTATTTTCGCCTTCACCCAGTTTCTCCTGGTGCTGCCGGTTCTTGCCGCGAACCGGGTCTACTTTGCGAAGGGCTTTTCCGCTCTCTGGAGGCGGGCGCCGAATATGGATTCGCTCATCGCGATAGGCTCCGCGGCGGCGACGTTCTGGGGGGTGTGGATCATTTACGCGATGGCCGTGGCGCTCAGCCGGGGACAGCCTGAACAGGCGGACGAGCTTGCGATGCACCTGTATTTCGAATCGGCCGCGATGATCCTTTCGCTGATCACCCTGGGCAAATTTCTGGAAGAGCGGGCGAAAAAAAGAACGACGGACGCTATCAGCCGTCTCGTCAATCTCCGGCCCGATACCGCGACCGTTCGGAGAAACGGCAGAGATGAATCAATTCCGGTTTCCGGGATTGCGATAGGAGATCTCGTCGTGATACGGCCCGGCCAGTACATCCCGGTTGACGGCATCATCGTGGAGGGGGGAACCACCGTGGACGCCTCGGCCCTCACCGGCGAAAGCCTGCCTGCCCAGAAAGCCGTCGGCGACCGGGTGTGGAGCGCGTCGGTGAACCTCACCGGATACTGCGTTTTCAAGGCTGAGCGGGTCGGAGACGACACGACGCTCGCCCGGATTATCCGCCTGGTCGAGGAGGCCGCGTCCTCCAAAGCGCCCATCTCGAAGCTCGCGGACAGAATCAGCCTCTGGTTCGTGCCCGCCGTCATCGGGATTGCGGTTGTTTCGTTCATCGTGTGGCTCATTCTCGGCTATCCGGTTTCGTTCGCCCTTCCCGTAGCGATCGCCGTTCTCGTCATATCCTGCCCCTGCGCCCTCGGTCTCGCGACGCCCACCGCCATCATGGTCGGCACGGGAGTCGGCGCGCGGAACGGCATACTGGTAAAAAGCGCAGAAGCCCTGGAAATCGCGCACCGGGTAGACACCGTCGTGCTCGATAAAACGGGTACCATTACGGCGGGAAAGCCCCGCGTCACGGATATTATTTCCGTCTCCGACCTCGATCACAACGAACTGTTGTCCCTGGCGGCGGCGATAGAGAACCCCTCGGAGCATCCCCTTGCCTGGGCCATCCTCAAGGAAGCCGAGCAATCGGGCATCAAACCGGCAAAAACAGACTTTTTCCAGGCTCATCCCGGAAAGGGAGTGGAGGCGATCGTCAACGGCAAGCGGTATTTCGCCGGCGGCCCCCAGCTGCTCGCTGAAAACGGCATACCGGTCGACCCGCTTCTCCCGGAAGTCGCCCGCCTCTCATCCGACGGCAAAACGCCCTTCTGCTTCGGCGGAGAGGGCCGCCCCCTGGGAGTCGTCGCGGTGGCAGACGTGATCAAGCAGGGAAGCCGCGAAGCGGTAGCCGCTCTGGAGGCAGCGGGAATCGAGGTCATCATGCTGACCGGAGACAACCGCAGAACCGCGGAGGGAATCCGAAAGCAGGTCGGCATAAAGCGCGTGTATTCTGAGCTTCTTCCCGACGGAAAGGCGGCCGTCATCCGCGAGCTGAAACAGGAAGGACGGATAGTCGCCATGGTGGGCGACGGAATAAACGACGCACCCTCGCTCGTGGCGGCGGATGTCGGAATCGCGATCGGGGCGGGAACGGACATCGCCATCGACTCTGCCGACATCGTGCTGGTGAACAGCGACCTCCGGGACGCGGTAACGGCTCTAAAACTGGGAAAATCGGTGATCAGGAACATCAGGGAAAACCTGTTCTGGGCGCTGATTTACAATACCCTCGGAATTCCGGTCGCGGCCGGCGTGTTCTACGGATTTTTCGGCTGGACGCTCAATCCCATGATCGCGGCCGCCGCGATGAGCTTCAGCTCGGTTTCGGTCGTGCTGAACGCCCTCAGACTCAATTTTTTCAGAAAGGAGACGGCAAAATGA
- a CDS encoding heavy-metal-associated domain-containing protein, protein MTVTLKIQGMSCGHCSARVEKALNSLPGVSARVNLAEAYATVEAPEGFPLEQLTQAVEKAGYAVIK, encoded by the coding sequence ATGACAGTTACGCTCAAAATACAGGGAATGTCCTGCGGACATTGCTCAGCCCGCGTGGAAAAAGCGCTGAACTCTCTTCCCGGCGTTTCGGCCCGGGTGAACCTCGCCGAAGCGTACGCTACCGTTGAGGCGCCGGAAGGCTTTCCCCTCGAACAGCTCACTCAGGCCGTTGAAAAAGCCGGATACGCGGTGATCAAATGA
- a CDS encoding metal-sensing transcriptional repressor has product MMADAEKVSRLLKTARGQIDGILRMIEEDRYCMDISNQIQATSSILKKTQLEVMKAHMHSCVRESFETGSPEDRNKKIEEVLHLLEKAAP; this is encoded by the coding sequence ATGATGGCGGACGCGGAAAAGGTATCGCGTCTTCTCAAGACAGCCCGGGGCCAGATCGACGGCATACTCAGGATGATCGAAGAAGACCGGTACTGCATGGACATCTCGAACCAGATACAGGCGACCTCGTCCATCCTGAAAAAAACGCAGCTGGAAGTTATGAAAGCCCACATGCACAGCTGCGTCCGCGAGTCCTTCGAAACCGGTTCGCCGGAAGACAGAAACAAAAAGATAGAAGAAGTGCTCCACCTCCTCGAAAAAGCCGCTCCCTGA
- a CDS encoding diguanylate cyclase encodes MKQVKSGAPASVPSARGNEPGGKDFPRIPEGSSCARFLEQFIHLDFSEDEAGRHWEGILDNAQSLETSLGRPVGIHTAIVDYFTDKTQLLNSPLIVEINVFRQTERLAMVDPLTGLLNRRYMDVILRKELTRCERYGKEFSIALLDIDNFKTINDTKGHQFGDEVLRNLADLIRDSVREEDMVCRYGGEEFLIILPETDSEGAVILANRIRNALKADVFFQLHAITFSAGTASWPLSAQTLENLILAADTSLYQAKFSGKDRIVSAGAERRKFGRYQVSWDVKLYPENGPDPLEGIVAHNVSLGGIQFECPVRLPVDAEIQLVLTNPDEDNREVPATGVITWVKKKRGSYRYGIRFTSIPSALHESFHFQLADAAQKVM; translated from the coding sequence ATGAAACAAGTGAAAAGCGGCGCGCCGGCTTCGGTTCCATCGGCGCGCGGAAACGAACCCGGCGGGAAGGATTTCCCCCGAATTCCCGAAGGCTCTTCATGCGCTCGGTTTCTCGAACAATTCATACACCTCGATTTTTCTGAAGACGAAGCCGGGCGCCACTGGGAGGGAATCCTCGACAACGCGCAGAGCCTGGAAACGAGCCTTGGAAGGCCGGTCGGCATTCATACAGCGATAGTCGATTACTTCACCGATAAAACCCAGCTTCTCAACTCGCCCCTCATCGTGGAAATCAACGTGTTTCGCCAGACCGAACGCCTCGCCATGGTCGATCCGCTGACCGGTCTGTTAAACCGCCGGTATATGGACGTGATACTCCGCAAGGAGCTGACCCGGTGCGAACGCTACGGAAAAGAGTTTTCCATAGCCCTCCTCGATATCGATAATTTCAAGACCATCAACGACACCAAAGGCCACCAGTTCGGCGACGAGGTGCTCCGCAACCTGGCGGATCTCATTCGGGATTCGGTTCGGGAAGAAGATATGGTCTGCCGATACGGCGGAGAGGAGTTTCTGATAATCCTTCCGGAAACCGATTCCGAAGGAGCGGTCATTCTGGCGAACCGAATCCGGAACGCCCTGAAGGCGGACGTCTTTTTCCAGCTCCACGCAATCACGTTCTCGGCAGGCACGGCCTCATGGCCGCTGTCCGCGCAAACGCTTGAGAATCTCATACTCGCGGCGGATACGTCGCTCTATCAGGCAAAATTTTCCGGCAAGGACAGAATCGTCAGCGCGGGGGCGGAGCGGCGGAAATTCGGCCGGTATCAGGTTTCCTGGGACGTTAAACTCTATCCGGAAAACGGTCCCGACCCGCTTGAGGGAATCGTGGCGCACAATGTTTCGCTGGGGGGAATCCAGTTCGAGTGCCCGGTGCGGCTTCCGGTCGATGCGGAGATACAGCTCGTGCTTACCAATCCCGACGAAGACAATCGCGAAGTTCCCGCAACCGGAGTGATCACCTGGGTAAAGAAGAAAAGAGGAAGCTACCGATACGGCATCCGCTTCACCAGCATACCGTCGGCCCTGCATGAAAGCTTTCATTTTCAGCTCGCGGACGCCGCTCAGAAAGTAATGTAG
- a CDS encoding glycogen/starch/alpha-glucan phosphorylase yields MEFDKELFKESIRSRLKRHYGKKLEEANKHDIYDAVSSAVMDHIQTNWIATRSTYEDADTRQMYYLSAEFLMGRALSNNLINFGIMNAVKEVLDELDFEYTSIEEEEPDAGLGNGGLGRLAACFLDSLATLEYPGHGYGIRYQYGMFEQHIENGFQVEYPDNWLKHRDPWEVKRSDLAVKVRFGGTPVMEKASNGHVHFKLIGAEEITATPYDIPIVGYDTRTVNRLRLWEASSDNGFDLQLFNDMHYHRAVERQNNAENISRVLYPNDSGPSGKALRLKQQYFFSSASLQDLLAKFKRDHGSDFAKFPQFNVIQLNDTHPVVAIPELMRLLIDEEGMGWEAAWDVVSRTFAYTNHTILAEALEKWPIEIFQGLVPRVYQIVEEINRRFLIELREKFPGDWKRQNDMSIIGEGMIRMAWLAIVGCFSVNGVAALHTELLKSTELSDWYGLYPQKFNNKTNGVTQRRWLLSANPELASFITAKIGHGWEKDLSKLKKLEKFADDKAALEEFMQIKYRNKIRLAKYLKETQNIFIDPDSIFDVQIKRLHEYKRQLLNILHVMHLYNRILENPSVDFVPRTFIFGAKAASGYRRAKSIIKLINTVGDRINNDHRVKGRLRVVFVENYRVSLAEKLFPASDVSEQISTAGKEASGTGNMKFMLNGALTVGTLDGANIEIVEEAGAENAFIFGLTTEQIQKIEAEHSYNPQEILSSHPALQAVLTQLIDGTYGSAGDALFRELYDSLVYGVEGQRPDVYYVLADFQSYVEAQEKISAAYADRLGWAKKALLNVARGGKFSSDRTIEDYVRDIWKLKKIVIQ; encoded by the coding sequence ATGGAATTCGATAAAGAGCTGTTTAAGGAATCGATTCGATCCCGTCTTAAACGTCATTATGGAAAGAAACTTGAAGAAGCCAACAAACACGATATCTACGACGCCGTTTCCTCTGCGGTGATGGACCATATCCAGACGAACTGGATCGCCACCCGCTCAACCTACGAAGACGCCGATACCCGCCAGATGTATTATCTTTCCGCGGAATTTCTCATGGGCCGGGCGCTGAGCAACAATCTGATCAACTTCGGCATCATGAACGCGGTGAAGGAAGTTCTGGACGAACTGGATTTTGAATATACCTCAATCGAAGAGGAAGAACCCGACGCCGGACTCGGAAACGGCGGCCTCGGACGCCTCGCTGCCTGCTTCCTGGACTCTCTCGCGACTCTCGAATATCCCGGCCACGGCTACGGAATCAGATACCAGTACGGAATGTTCGAGCAGCATATCGAAAACGGCTTCCAGGTCGAGTATCCCGACAACTGGCTGAAGCACCGCGATCCGTGGGAAGTAAAGCGTTCCGACCTTGCGGTCAAGGTGCGCTTCGGCGGCACTCCGGTCATGGAGAAGGCCTCGAACGGCCATGTGCATTTCAAGCTGATCGGGGCCGAAGAAATCACCGCGACCCCCTACGACATTCCGATAGTCGGCTATGATACGCGCACCGTCAACCGCCTGCGCCTGTGGGAGGCGAGCTCCGACAACGGCTTCGACCTGCAGCTCTTCAACGACATGCATTACCACCGCGCGGTCGAGCGCCAGAATAACGCAGAAAACATCTCCCGCGTACTGTATCCGAACGATTCCGGTCCTTCCGGAAAAGCCCTGCGCCTCAAGCAGCAGTACTTCTTCTCGTCCGCGAGCCTTCAGGACCTTCTGGCCAAATTCAAGCGGGACCACGGAAGCGACTTCGCCAAATTCCCGCAGTTCAACGTCATCCAGCTCAACGACACCCATCCGGTCGTCGCCATTCCGGAACTGATGCGCTTGCTCATCGACGAGGAAGGCATGGGCTGGGAGGCTGCCTGGGACGTCGTTTCCAGGACCTTCGCCTATACGAACCACACCATCCTCGCCGAAGCGCTCGAAAAATGGCCCATCGAGATTTTCCAGGGCCTCGTTCCCCGCGTGTATCAGATCGTGGAGGAAATCAACCGCCGCTTCCTGATCGAACTCAGGGAAAAATTCCCCGGAGACTGGAAGAGACAGAACGATATGTCCATCATCGGCGAAGGCATGATCCGCATGGCCTGGCTCGCCATCGTCGGCTGCTTCTCCGTAAACGGAGTAGCCGCCCTCCATACCGAGCTTCTCAAGAGCACCGAGCTCTCCGATTGGTATGGTCTCTATCCTCAGAAGTTCAACAACAAGACGAACGGCGTCACTCAGCGGCGCTGGCTTCTTTCCGCGAACCCGGAGCTCGCTTCCTTCATTACCGCCAAAATCGGCCATGGATGGGAGAAAGACCTTTCTAAGCTGAAGAAGCTCGAGAAGTTCGCGGACGACAAGGCCGCGCTCGAAGAGTTCATGCAGATCAAGTACCGCAACAAGATCCGCCTCGCAAAATATTTGAAGGAAACCCAGAACATCTTCATCGATCCGGACTCGATCTTCGACGTCCAGATCAAACGCCTTCACGAGTACAAGCGGCAGCTGTTGAATATCCTCCACGTGATGCACCTCTATAACCGGATTCTCGAGAATCCCTCGGTCGACTTTGTTCCCCGCACCTTCATTTTCGGCGCGAAGGCCGCGTCCGGCTACCGCAGGGCGAAGAGCATCATCAAGCTGATAAACACCGTCGGCGACCGGATCAACAACGATCACCGGGTTAAAGGCCGCCTCCGCGTCGTCTTCGTTGAAAACTACCGCGTCTCACTCGCTGAAAAGCTCTTCCCCGCATCCGACGTGTCGGAGCAGATTTCCACCGCGGGAAAGGAAGCGTCCGGCACCGGAAACATGAAGTTCATGCTCAACGGAGCCCTTACCGTCGGAACCCTGGACGGAGCGAACATCGAAATCGTCGAGGAAGCCGGAGCCGAAAACGCCTTTATCTTCGGCCTTACCACCGAGCAGATTCAGAAGATCGAGGCGGAACACTCCTACAACCCCCAGGAAATTCTTTCCTCTCATCCGGCTCTGCAGGCCGTGCTGACCCAGCTCATAGACGGAACCTACGGCTCCGCCGGCGACGCGCTCTTCCGGGAGCTCTACGATTCGCTGGTGTACGGAGTCGAAGGCCAGCGCCCCGACGTGTACTACGTTCTCGCGGACTTCCAGTCCTATGTCGAAGCGCAGGAGAAAATTTCCGCCGCCTATGCCGACCGCCTCGGCTGGGCGAAAAAGGCCCTTCTCAACGTGGCGCGCGGCGGAAAATTCAGTTCCGACCGCACAATCGAGGATTACGTGCGGGATATCTGGAAACTCAAGAAGATTGTGATACAATAA
- the glgX gene encoding glycogen debranching protein GlgX, whose translation MQQLRFLPGKPLPLGASVQNGGVNFSVFTRNGAGVFLEFFENPKDASPFESYRFDPRLNRTGDIWHVFVEGLGPEALYLYRVDGPFRPSEGLRFNVNKYLLDPYAKAMTAESIFLGQEIHRKRTASLDPDLAFSTTYTAEHFPKCIVVDDDAFDWQGDRPLNYPLRLSVLYEAHVKGLSVHRSSGAEHPGTYRGIIEMIPYLKRLGITSLELLPIHEFDEHENDRLNPRTGERLRNYWGYSTVGFFAPKATYAADQNGSGPVREFKEMVRELHKAKIEVILDIVFNHTAEGNERGPTISFRGFDNSIYYMLEDNKRFYRNYSGCGNTFNCNHPVVRTLLLDSLRYWVTEMHVDGFRFDLGSILGRDQRGRMMENPPMLERIAEDPVLRHTKIIAEAWDAGGAYQVGWFPGGRWAEWNDRFRDDVRAFWRGDSGQVKHFATRITGSSDLYLRDGRKPFHSINFITSHDGFTLNDLVSYNGKHNDENGESNRDGGDHNISYNYGFEGPAVNPKIEAIRNRQIKNMLCSMMLSLGTPMLLMGDEIRRTQQGNNNAYCQDGEISWMNYAFADKHADVQRFTREIIAFRCRHPAFLRPEFFTGSETAAHVMPDIVWFGPDGRSPDWSALDHFIAYQLIGSRATILTDCDDNDFYIMYNASQRDITATIAPPLEGKKWFRVIDTSYDSPLDILETGMEEMLQNQQKYVILSRSAVVLISRNV comes from the coding sequence ATGCAACAACTGAGATTTTTGCCGGGTAAACCACTTCCCCTCGGAGCCTCCGTTCAAAACGGCGGGGTCAACTTCAGCGTTTTCACCAGAAACGGAGCCGGCGTATTTCTCGAGTTCTTCGAAAATCCGAAAGACGCGTCGCCCTTCGAGTCCTACCGCTTTGATCCCCGGTTGAACAGGACCGGCGACATCTGGCACGTCTTCGTCGAGGGGCTCGGCCCCGAAGCCCTGTATCTCTACCGCGTCGACGGACCCTTCCGCCCCAGCGAAGGCCTGCGGTTCAACGTCAATAAATATCTGCTCGATCCGTACGCGAAGGCCATGACGGCTGAGTCCATCTTCCTCGGCCAGGAGATTCACCGCAAGAGAACCGCGTCCCTCGATCCCGACCTCGCGTTCTCCACCACCTACACCGCCGAACACTTTCCTAAATGCATCGTGGTGGACGACGATGCCTTCGACTGGCAGGGAGACCGCCCTCTCAACTATCCGCTTCGCCTGAGCGTTCTCTACGAGGCTCACGTCAAGGGTTTGAGCGTGCATCGATCATCCGGCGCGGAGCATCCGGGCACCTACCGCGGCATCATCGAAATGATTCCGTACCTGAAGCGCCTCGGCATTACGAGCCTCGAGCTTCTTCCCATCCACGAATTCGACGAGCACGAGAACGATCGGCTCAATCCGAGAACGGGCGAACGGCTGCGCAATTACTGGGGCTACAGCACGGTGGGGTTCTTCGCTCCGAAGGCGACCTACGCAGCCGACCAAAACGGTTCGGGGCCCGTCCGCGAGTTCAAGGAGATGGTCCGGGAGCTTCACAAGGCGAAAATCGAGGTGATCCTCGATATCGTGTTCAACCACACCGCGGAAGGAAACGAGCGGGGCCCGACCATCAGCTTCAGAGGCTTCGATAATTCGATTTATTACATGCTGGAAGACAACAAGCGCTTCTACCGCAATTATTCCGGCTGCGGGAACACCTTCAACTGCAACCACCCGGTCGTGCGAACCCTCCTTCTGGATTCACTGCGCTACTGGGTGACGGAAATGCACGTGGACGGCTTCCGCTTCGATCTCGGCTCTATTCTCGGACGGGATCAGCGGGGAAGGATGATGGAAAACCCTCCGATGCTCGAACGCATCGCAGAGGATCCCGTGCTGCGCCATACGAAGATCATCGCGGAAGCCTGGGACGCCGGCGGAGCCTATCAGGTCGGCTGGTTTCCCGGCGGGCGCTGGGCGGAATGGAACGACCGCTTCAGGGACGACGTGAGGGCTTTTTGGCGGGGAGATTCCGGCCAGGTCAAGCACTTCGCCACCCGGATCACGGGTTCCTCGGACCTGTATCTCCGCGACGGCCGCAAACCCTTCCATTCGATCAATTTCATCACGAGCCACGACGGCTTTACCCTGAACGATCTGGTCTCCTACAACGGCAAGCATAACGACGAAAACGGCGAGTCGAACCGCGACGGCGGGGACCATAACATCAGCTATAACTACGGCTTCGAAGGACCGGCGGTCAACCCCAAGATCGAAGCGATCAGGAACCGGCAGATCAAGAATATGCTCTGTTCCATGATGCTCTCTTTGGGAACTCCCATGCTCCTGATGGGCGACGAGATACGACGAACCCAGCAGGGAAACAACAACGCATACTGCCAGGACGGCGAAATCTCCTGGATGAACTATGCGTTCGCGGATAAGCACGCCGATGTTCAGCGGTTCACCCGGGAGATAATCGCCTTCCGCTGCCGCCATCCGGCCTTTCTGCGCCCCGAGTTTTTCACCGGCTCGGAAACGGCGGCCCACGTCATGCCGGACATCGTCTGGTTCGGGCCGGACGGCCGCAGCCCCGACTGGTCGGCTCTCGACCACTTCATCGCCTACCAGCTCATCGGCAGCCGCGCTACGATACTCACCGACTGCGACGATAACGACTTTTACATCATGTACAACGCCTCTCAGCGCGACATAACCGCTACGATCGCTCCTCCCCTCGAAGGGAAAAAGTGGTTCAGGGTGATCGACACCTCCTACGACTCTCCTTTGGATATTTTGGAGACCGGAATGGAGGAAATGCTGCAAAATCAGCAAAAATATGTCATTCTTTCACGAAGCGCTGTTGTGCTCATCTCAAGAAACGTGTAA